The segment AATTCGTCGATGAGGTTGAGCGGATCGATGACGTTGCCTTTCGACTTCGACATCTTGGCGCCCTTCTCGTCGCGAACGAGACGGTGAATATAGACGGTCGAAAACGGCGCCTCCTTCATGAAGTGAAGGCCCATCATCATCATGCGCGCGACCCAGAAGAAGATGATGTCCCAGCCCGTGACCAGCACGTTGGTCGGGTAGTAGCGCTTCACCTCGGGCGTGTGGTCGGGCCAGCCGAGCGTGGAGAACGGCCACAGCGCCGAGGAGAACCAGGTGTCGAGAACGTCTTCATCACGCGTGATGAAGCCCTCGCGCTTGTTGCGGTCGAGCGCCATCTCGCGGCCCTGCTCGACCGTGATCACTTCCTGCTCGACGTAATAGCCGAGCGCGTGGCTGACAGCCTCCTCCTCGGTCTCGGCGACGAACACCTTGCCGTCGGGCCCGTACCAGGCCGGGATCTGATGGCCCCACCAGAGCTGGCGGGAGATGCACCAGGGCTGGATGTTCTCCATCCACTCGAAATAGGTCTTTTCCCAGTTCTTCGGCACGAAATTCGTGTCGCCCAAACGCACCGCCGCGATCGCGGGCTTCGCGAGTGTCTTGGCGTCGACGTACCACTGGTCGGTGAGATACGGCTCGATGACGGTGTTCGAGCGGTCGCCGTGCGGCACCATGTGGGTGTGCGGCTCGACCCGCTCGACGAAGCCGAAATTCTCCAGCCGTTCGACGATACGCTTGCGCGCAGCGAAGCGATCGACGTTGTGGAATTCCTCAGCAAATCGCGCGGCGCCTTCGGGCAGGTCGCGCAGGTAGTCCTCGTTGTCGAGGAGATCGAGGCAGCCTTCCTTGTCGAGCACGCTGATCCGGCGCAGGCCGTGGCGATTGCCGACCTCGAAATCGTTGAAATCGTGCGCCGGCGTCACCTTGACCGCGCCGGAGCCCTTCTCCGGATCGGAGTATTCGTCGGCGACGATCTTAATCTTGCGGCCGACCAGCGGCAGGATGATGTTCTTGCCGACGAGCTTCCGATAGCGCTCGTCGTCGGGATGCACGGCGACGCCGGTATCGCCGAGCATGGTCTCGGGCCGCGTCGTGGCAACGACGATGAAGCTCGCGGGATCCTCAGGGCTGAATGTCTTGCCCTCGATCGGATAGCGCAGATACCAGAGGCTGCCCCTGACCTCGGTCTGCTGCACCTCGAGATCAGAGATCGCAGTGAGCAGCTTGGTGTCCCAGTTCACCAGCCGCTTGTCCTTGTAGATCAGGCCGTCGCGATGCAGCTCGACGAACACCTTGACGACGGCCTTGGACAGGCCCTCGTCCATGGTGAAGCGCTCGCGCGACCAGTCGCAGGAGGCGCCGAGGCGCTTGAGCTGGTTGATGATGGTGTCGCCGCTTTCGGCCTTCCACTGCCAGACCCGCTCCAGAAACTTCTCGCGGCCCATCTCGCGACGGCCGGGTTGCTGGCGCTCCATCAACTGCCGCTCGACCACCATTTGGGTGGCGATGCCGGCATGATCGGTCCCTGGCTGCCACAACACGTCGCGCCCGCGCATGCGCTCGAACCGGCACAGGATGTCCTGGAGCGTGTTGTTGAGGGCGTGGCCCATGTGCAGCGAGCCCGTCACGTTCGGCGGCGGGATCACGATGGTAAAGGGCGCGGCGTCGCGGCGGTCGGGGCGGCCGGCCTTGAAGGCAAGGCTGTCCTCCCACACGACGGACATGCGGGCTTCGATATCGGCGGGCTGGTAGGTTTTCTCGATCATGGGGCTGCTAGAAAGCCGCGCGCGGGGCTCAAGTCAACGGAAAGCTCAGCGGCAACACGGCTTCCCGGCCCCGGCGGCGGGCCGAATATGACG is part of the Bradyrhizobium commune genome and harbors:
- a CDS encoding valine--tRNA ligase — protein: MIEKTYQPADIEARMSVVWEDSLAFKAGRPDRRDAAPFTIVIPPPNVTGSLHMGHALNNTLQDILCRFERMRGRDVLWQPGTDHAGIATQMVVERQLMERQQPGRREMGREKFLERVWQWKAESGDTIINQLKRLGASCDWSRERFTMDEGLSKAVVKVFVELHRDGLIYKDKRLVNWDTKLLTAISDLEVQQTEVRGSLWYLRYPIEGKTFSPEDPASFIVVATTRPETMLGDTGVAVHPDDERYRKLVGKNIILPLVGRKIKIVADEYSDPEKGSGAVKVTPAHDFNDFEVGNRHGLRRISVLDKEGCLDLLDNEDYLRDLPEGAARFAEEFHNVDRFAARKRIVERLENFGFVERVEPHTHMVPHGDRSNTVIEPYLTDQWYVDAKTLAKPAIAAVRLGDTNFVPKNWEKTYFEWMENIQPWCISRQLWWGHQIPAWYGPDGKVFVAETEEEAVSHALGYYVEQEVITVEQGREMALDRNKREGFITRDEDVLDTWFSSALWPFSTLGWPDHTPEVKRYYPTNVLVTGWDIIFFWVARMMMMGLHFMKEAPFSTVYIHRLVRDEKGAKMSKSKGNVIDPLNLIDEFGADALRFALAREAAHTHDIKLSSQLVEINRNFATKLWNSCRFAEMNDCVVPEGFEPAKAKEPLNRWIAHKTAEATREVTEALEAHSFNDAAGAMYRFVLNVYCDWYVELAKPALGGADGPLRAETRAMVAWARDESLKLLHPFMPFITEELWEVTAKRDGLLALAPWPLKPEGPTPEQLAMLAAAAGPTDPLISPALVMPIFDHADFTDPKAEAEIGWVIDLITQIRSVRAEMNIAPATLTALVLAGASAETKERAPRWTDVIKRMARLSDISFADRSPDGAVQLLVRGEVAALPLKGVVDFAAERTRLDKEITKADADIKRAESKLANEKFVANAAEEVVEEEREKREAALARKAKLLEALERLKQAS